A single window of Candidatus Spechtbacteria bacterium DNA harbors:
- a CDS encoding cob(I)yrinic acid a,c-diamide adenosyltransferase codes for MKPNIGQGDTGKTSLLGGKEKCNKDIPQVEAYGTIDELNSLVGFIRSHELSKKIDRALARVQDDLFRAESHVSTAPGFENFPHLSVFDKKRVAYLEEQIQKWEKSFAAPEHFVLPGGTREAALCDMARTLSRRAERRLVTWMRDVPETPARHEIYRYINRLSDFFFTLELYLNHEAGKSQPTWVGREKRN; via the coding sequence ATGAAGCCCAACATTGGTCAAGGTGATACTGGAAAAACTTCTTTGCTCGGCGGCAAAGAAAAATGCAATAAAGATATCCCTCAAGTGGAGGCATACGGGACTATAGATGAGCTTAATTCGCTAGTGGGCTTTATTCGTTCGCACGAATTATCAAAAAAAATAGACAGGGCTTTGGCGCGCGTGCAGGACGATTTGTTTCGCGCGGAGTCGCATGTATCCACGGCGCCGGGGTTTGAGAATTTTCCGCACTTGTCAGTGTTTGATAAAAAAAGAGTCGCATATCTTGAAGAGCAAATCCAGAAATGGGAAAAGAGTTTTGCGGCGCCAGAGCATTTTGTGCTTCCCGGAGGCACGCGTGAAGCGGCGCTTTGCGACATGGCTAGAACGTTATCTCGCAGAGCAGAAAGACGGCTCGTGACATGGATGCGCGATGTGCCTGAAACGCCGGCGCGACATGAAATATATCGTTATATAAATCGCTTGTCTGACTTTTTCTTTACACTAGAGTTATATTTGAACCATGAAGCGGGCAAGTCGCAACCGACTTGGGTGGGAAGAGAGAAACGGAACTAA
- a CDS encoding NUDIX domain-containing protein, producing MKKEAMQMSMGRIVLKKDSVRIEVFGENWKEAVDSPLFQEWCGSLDPKFRIRSIFFQSVDFVGQPPNRRVIFIKFKADVIDDRGHKLPGIVFLRGGAVAMLVVLRCEGEEYVVLTQQPRLATGNFAFPEIPAGMLDGSGNFSGVAAKEIAEETGITIRVEDLVDMTAMVYDERWKGIYLSVGLCDEFLRFFLYRKDVTREELEDISGRLTGLRSEGEIITLKVVPITYVLFETPDAKTLVAIALYNAVRRLEYTEAKYGD from the coding sequence ATGAAAAAGGAGGCAATGCAGATGAGCATGGGAAGGATTGTTCTGAAAAAAGATTCAGTGCGAATAGAAGTTTTTGGGGAAAATTGGAAAGAGGCGGTTGACTCCCCCTTATTTCAAGAATGGTGCGGGTCTCTGGATCCCAAGTTCAGGATACGTTCTATTTTTTTCCAATCGGTTGATTTTGTAGGGCAGCCGCCAAATCGGCGCGTTATTTTCATCAAGTTTAAGGCGGATGTTATAGACGATCGAGGCCATAAGTTGCCCGGCATTGTATTTTTGCGGGGTGGCGCGGTGGCAATGCTGGTCGTTTTACGCTGTGAGGGCGAAGAATATGTGGTGCTTACACAACAACCTCGACTCGCCACTGGCAATTTCGCTTTCCCCGAAATTCCGGCAGGCATGCTTGATGGCAGCGGGAATTTTTCCGGAGTGGCGGCAAAAGAGATTGCGGAAGAAACGGGGATTACGATTCGCGTTGAAGATCTTGTTGATATGACGGCAATGGTGTACGACGAGCGTTGGAAAGGCATTTATCTATCAGTCGGTCTGTGCGATGAGTTTCTACGTTTTTTCTTATATAGGAAAGATGTAACGCGCGAAGAGCTGGAAGATATTTCCGGTCGTCTGACCGGTTTGCGTTCAGAGGGGGAAATCATTACCCTTAAAGTAGTGCCGATTACATATGTTCTTTTTGAAACGCCAGACGCCAAAACGCTTGTGGCAATTGCTCTCTACAATGCCGTGCGTCGTTTGGAATATACTGAAGCAAAATACGGAGATTAA
- the dnaX gene encoding DNA polymerase III subunit gamma/tau: protein MPNLVLYRKYRPQLFADVVGQEHVIRTLMNELKRDEVAHAYLFTGPRGIGKTTMARVFAKAVNCTNREKGDAEPCNKCANCTDIAAGKAVDLIEIDAASNRGIDEMRNLREGIRFLPTMGRYKVFVVDECHMLTKEAFNALLKTLEEPPSHAIFILATTEIHKVLPTIISRCQRFDFHRMTREDLLKRLKTVLKKEKRTIDEDVLNYVITASGGSLRDAESLLGSVLVFGDNPNPAEVRDLLGLPDMDIVAEFVDFIADGKKDKALSYLETLAADGEDMEQLSKAVVRYARGLLLTKVNPTLHDAVIPEIYDTQLPRFVAQRDKLTEEQLIKVLQRFIKADAEAKYVALPQLPLELAVVEVLNNTTTPQPLINK, encoded by the coding sequence ATGCCCAATTTAGTTTTATACAGAAAATATCGCCCCCAACTATTCGCTGATGTTGTTGGGCAAGAGCACGTCATTCGAACTTTGATGAATGAATTAAAACGCGATGAGGTCGCGCATGCTTATTTATTTACTGGGCCTCGCGGTATTGGCAAAACCACAATGGCGCGCGTTTTTGCCAAAGCTGTAAATTGCACTAATCGCGAAAAAGGAGATGCGGAACCATGCAATAAATGTGCCAATTGTACCGACATTGCCGCCGGCAAGGCAGTTGACCTTATAGAAATTGACGCGGCGTCAAATCGCGGCATTGATGAAATGCGCAATTTGCGCGAGGGGATTCGTTTTCTTCCAACGATGGGAAGGTATAAAGTATTTGTGGTGGATGAGTGCCACATGCTCACCAAAGAAGCATTTAATGCTTTATTAAAAACTTTGGAAGAGCCGCCATCACACGCCATTTTTATTCTTGCTACAACGGAGATTCATAAGGTCTTACCGACAATTATTTCTCGTTGTCAGCGTTTTGACTTTCATCGCATGACGCGTGAAGATTTACTAAAACGTCTAAAAACTGTTTTGAAGAAAGAGAAACGAACGATTGACGAGGATGTTTTAAATTATGTAATTACGGCAAGCGGTGGCTCTCTGCGTGATGCGGAAAGCTTACTCGGAAGCGTGCTCGTATTTGGCGATAATCCAAATCCAGCCGAAGTACGCGATCTTCTTGGATTACCAGACATGGACATAGTTGCGGAGTTCGTGGACTTTATAGCAGATGGAAAAAAGGACAAGGCGCTGTCGTACTTGGAAACATTGGCCGCCGATGGCGAAGACATGGAGCAGTTAAGCAAAGCTGTCGTGAGATACGCGCGCGGGCTTTTGTTGACAAAAGTAAATCCGACCTTGCACGACGCGGTAATTCCGGAAATATACGATACTCAGCTTCCGAGGTTTGTGGCGCAGCGCGACAAACTAACCGAGGAGCAACTTATTAAAGTGCTACAAAGATTTATCAAAGCAGACGCGGAAGCAAAATACGTCGCGCTTCCACAATTGCCCCTCGAGCTTGCGGTGGTGGAGGTGCTGAATAATACTACAACTCCTCAACCATTGATAAATAAATAA